The Desulfosoma sp. genome window below encodes:
- a CDS encoding SagB/ThcOx family dehydrogenase, producing MMGGGVSYHERTAYRRGGLGGGFLDWNIRPEIFKTYQGLPTVALPKPEDLQRSSRPFFQVLFDPVLSVPDRLDFETLSRMLTLTYGITAQSGRGADAFFFRSVPSAGALYPCELYVAVQGIVGLEDGLYHYDLARYRLVRLRSGRFLGSKARWAAAFFVTTLFFRSSWKYRDRAYRYCLLDAGHLVENALLVLHSEGIKACVWDCFHDGELNSFLGVDPQREACVAVIAFSDEGSTKETETTGSVSGEFCLLEKSHAWDMVQPEACRLSVSDKVPSAILEAHRATESTKALGKVREGEAHEAVTPQGDQGKVRKIPRPNVVPEGLSFVESVWRRRSHRNYVPAHVSAQIWQTLWHSLHLDKALCEAVEIFIACGEAEDLPAGLYAWKASSQEAREILSGDFRRASAHACLDQEWLRHALFHVAYGVDWQKVFGIYGPRGYRSTLLDAGRLGQRLYLASTALGMGCCGIGAYYDDELRTVFRLGSGWDVVYLTASGPVKKLRS from the coding sequence ATGATGGGCGGCGGGGTTTCCTACCATGAGCGGACGGCGTATCGACGTGGCGGTTTAGGCGGGGGTTTTTTGGATTGGAATATCCGTCCTGAGATTTTCAAAACATACCAAGGGCTTCCTACGGTGGCTTTGCCCAAACCGGAAGATTTGCAAAGGAGTTCAAGGCCCTTTTTTCAAGTGCTTTTTGACCCGGTCCTTTCGGTTCCGGACCGGCTCGATTTCGAAACCCTGAGCCGCATGCTCACTTTGACCTACGGGATCACAGCCCAAAGTGGAAGAGGTGCGGACGCTTTCTTCTTTCGATCCGTGCCGTCGGCGGGAGCGCTTTATCCTTGTGAGCTTTACGTAGCCGTTCAGGGAATCGTCGGCCTTGAAGACGGCCTGTATCATTACGATCTGGCACGATACCGCTTGGTGCGCCTGCGTTCAGGACGTTTTCTCGGGTCGAAGGCTCGGTGGGCCGCTGCGTTTTTCGTGACCACACTCTTTTTCCGAAGTTCCTGGAAGTATCGGGATCGTGCCTACCGATACTGTCTTTTGGATGCCGGACACCTGGTGGAAAACGCCTTATTGGTTCTCCACTCTGAAGGCATAAAAGCTTGTGTCTGGGACTGTTTCCACGACGGGGAACTGAACAGTTTCCTTGGGGTCGATCCCCAAAGGGAAGCCTGTGTGGCGGTCATTGCCTTCAGTGATGAAGGTTCAACGAAGGAAACCGAAACGACCGGGTCTGTTTCAGGGGAGTTTTGTCTTCTTGAAAAGAGTCATGCATGGGATATGGTGCAACCGGAAGCCTGTCGCCTCAGTGTATCCGACAAAGTGCCTTCAGCCATTCTAGAAGCCCATCGGGCCACGGAATCCACCAAAGCCTTGGGAAAGGTGAGAGAGGGAGAAGCCCATGAGGCCGTGACGCCGCAAGGGGATCAGGGAAAGGTAAGGAAAATTCCACGTCCAAACGTTGTGCCCGAAGGTCTCTCCTTTGTCGAAAGTGTGTGGCGACGTCGGTCGCACCGAAACTATGTACCGGCGCATGTTTCCGCGCAGATCTGGCAGACTCTCTGGCATAGCCTGCATCTGGACAAGGCCTTATGTGAGGCAGTGGAAATCTTCATCGCATGCGGGGAAGCCGAAGATTTGCCGGCGGGTCTCTATGCCTGGAAGGCGTCTTCGCAGGAGGCACGAGAGATCCTTTCGGGGGATTTTCGACGGGCTTCGGCGCACGCGTGTCTGGATCAGGAATGGCTGAGGCATGCGCTGTTTCATGTGGCCTATGGCGTGGATTGGCAGAAGGTTTTCGGGATCTATGGGCCGCGAGGATATCGATCGACGCTCTTAGATGCCGGAAGGTTGGGACAGCGCCTGTATCTTGCCTCCACGGCTCTTGGAATGGGATGCTGTGGCATCGGTGCTTATTACGACGACGAATTGCGTACTGTTTTCCGTTTAGGATCGGGTTGGGATGTGGTTTACCTCACAGCGTCGGGACCTGTGAAAAAACTGAGGAGTTGA
- a CDS encoding heavy metal-associated domain-containing protein, with amino-acid sequence MAETLKIKGMSCGHCVKAVEKALKEIPGVLSVQVDLGKGTASVETETPLDMGLVRQKIEKAGYELL; translated from the coding sequence ATGGCAGAAACTTTAAAAATCAAGGGAATGTCCTGCGGTCATTGCGTGAAGGCGGTGGAAAAGGCCTTGAAAGAAATTCCTGGAGTTCTTTCCGTCCAAGTGGACTTGGGGAAAGGGACAGCTTCCGTAGAAACAGAAACTCCCCTGGATATGGGGCTGGTGCGCCAAAAAATCGAAAAAGCCGGCTATGAGCTCCTCTGA